Proteins from a single region of Argopecten irradians isolate NY chromosome 7, Ai_NY, whole genome shotgun sequence:
- the LOC138327973 gene encoding cyclic AMP-dependent transcription factor ATF-3-like, producing the protein MLQRDMCSLPPNTLPTTSVSTTSLSPPPGQEDKTLVAATLLALETGDLTPLIKEELKYTIQSRRVSEGKKELRVGFKPPQPCQLTAEEIERVERRREQNRLAAQKFRRKQKTQSDVHVKRIQKLEVANTRLREELRSLREEKNQLFYRWTSHMSVCPARLDYQRPDTPGHVLNQSTSGVDVT; encoded by the exons atgctacagagaGATATGTGCTCCCTACCACCCAATACCCTCCCCACAACTTCAGTATCTACCACCAGCCTGTCCCCACCCCCCGGGCAGGAGGATAAAACCCTCGTTGCGGCCACCCTGCTGGCCCTGGAGACGGGGGACCTGACCCCCCTTATCAAGGAGGAACTTAAATACACCATACAATCTAGACGTGTGTCAGAGGGTAAAAAAGAACTCCGGGTCGGCTTCAAACCGCCTCAGCCTTGTCAG TTAACAGCCGAAGAGATAGAAAGAGTTGAAAGAAGGCGAGAACAGAACAGACTTGCTGCCCAGAAGTTTCGGCGAAAACAAAAGACCCAGTCGGATGTACACGTTAAA CGGATACAGAAGCTTGAGGTTGCCAACACCAGGCTGAGAGAGGAACTCCGATCTCTGAGAGAGGAGAAGAATCAACTGTTCTATCGATGGACATCTCACATGAGCGTCTGTCCCGCGAGACTCGACTACCAGAGGCCCGACACCCCCGGGCATGTTCTAAACCAGAGCACCTCTGGGGTTGACGTCACCTGA
- the LOC138327110 gene encoding uncharacterized protein, whose translation MVTSTNHMVTSTNHTVTSTNHTVTSTNHTVTSTNHMVTSTNHMVTSTNHMVTSTNHMVTSTNHMVTSTNHMVTSTNHMVTSTNHTVTSTNHMVTSTNHMVTSTNHMVTSTNHMVTSTNHMVTSTNHMVTSTNHTVTSTNHMVTSTNHMATSTNHMVTSTNHMVTSTNHTVTSTNHMVTSTNHMVTSTNHMVTSTNHMVTSTNHIVTSTNHMVTSNSF comes from the coding sequence ATGGTTACAAGTACCAACCACATGGTAACAAGTACCAACCACACGGTAACAAGTACCAACCACACGGTAACAAGTACCAACCACACGGTAACAAGTACCAACCACATGGTAACAAGTACCAACCACATGGTAACAAGCACCAACCACATGGTAACAAGCACCAACCACATGGTTACAAGTACCAACCACATGGTAACAAGTACCAACCACATGGTAACAAGTACCAACCACATGGTAACAAGTACCAACCACACGGTAACAAGTACCAACCACATGGTAACAAGTACCAACCACATGGTAACAAGTACCAACCACATGGTAACAAGCACCAACCACATGGTAACAAGTACCAACCACATGGTAACAAGTACCAACCACATGGTAACAAGTACCAACCACACGGTAACAAGTACCAACCACATGGTAACAAGCACCAACCACATGGCTACAAGTACCAACCACATGGTAACAAGTACCAACCACATGGTAACAAGTACCAACCACACGGTAACAAGTACCAACCACATGGTAACAAGTACCAACCACATGGTAACAAGCACCAACCACATGGTAACAAGTACCAACCACATGGTAACAAGCACCAACCACATTGTAACAAGTACCAACCACATGGTAACAAGTAATAGCTTTTAA
- the LOC138327971 gene encoding uncharacterized protein isoform X3, with product MNDAERRILRKHHTTLLNTLDTKYMIPFLFEKEIVYEEDYLDDEPCRPERVKKMLMHLKDSCSFEQFIDCLRHEDSYTFLADDLERELSQANEQNDVDVVHQQRKINLFTERRKEVGEFRHKMKRCSHEKDFAKFQEYYEKAISDWNRVKLNRTKYNDQQRQKAADFCHAAYDAEIERRRVFVEKIELEGDILDKVQLMSAHTSCPTAPDVLYLARYSSALVMAGGSLEDGLTYLEDAEHKMELLPACRETGLVLYIKFNFLLMRHERDGTRIDKEELSKLGNSVITHFSTESDTISNDFKRIFLLKKAHMWLDMGVFLNVIGDDTVTASHIAETEKLLKELRRPELWNRMELRAKMVYSAIMSRLAHVKDNMNSPDAIKLAKKALKLAKKGKFPKEEKAIEYNLELLCKHESV from the coding sequence ATGAATGACGCTGAGCGCCGTATCCTGAGGAAACACCATACCACCTTACTGAACACTTTAGATACGAAGTACATGATTCCGTTCTtgtttgaaaaagaaatcgtGTATGAGGAGGACTATCTTGATGATGAACCATGTCGACCAGAACGTGTCAAGAAAATGCTCATGCATCTGAAGGACAGCTGTTCTTTTGAGCAATTCATAGATTGTCTAAGGCACGAAGACAGCTATACCTTTCTAGCGGATGATTTAGAAAGGGAACTTTCACAAGCCAATGAGCAAAATGACGTCGACGTTGTTCATCAACAAAGGAAGATCAATCTTTTTACGGAAAGAAGAAAAGAGGTGGGAGAGTTTCGACATAAAATGAAACGATGTTCACATGAAAAGGATTTTGCAAAGTTTCAGGAATATTACGAGAAAGCCATCAGTGATTGGAATCGTGTTAAACTAAACAGGACTAAATACAATGATCAACAACGACAGAAAGCTGCAGACTTCTGCCACGCAGCATATGATGCGGAAATTGAAAGGAGACGAGTGTTTGTTGAAAAGATAGAACTAGAAGGCGATATTTTGGACAAAGTTCAGCTAATGTCCGCTCATACATCATGCCCCACAGCGCCTGATGTTTTATACCTAGCAAGGTACTCGTCTGCTCTGGTAATGGCGGGCGGGAGTCTGGAGGACGGCCTTACATACCTAGAAGACGCCGAACACAAAATGGAGCTCCTCCCGGCATGTAGAGAGACGGGTCTCGTGCTTTATATCAAATTCAACTTCTTGTTGATGAGGCACGAACGTGACGGGACGAGAATCGATAAAGAAGAGCTATCTAAACTAGGAAACAGTGTCATCACACACTTTAGTACTGAATCAGATACCATTAGTAACGACTTCAAGAGAATTTTTCTTCTAAAGAAGGCACACATGTGGTTGGACATGGGAGTGTTTCTTAATGTCATTGGTGACGACACAGTCACAGCTAGTCATATAGCGGAAACAGAAAAGCTACTGAAAGAATTGCGTAGACCTGAGTTGTGGAACAGAATGGAACTAAGAGCAAAGATGGTATATAGTGCAATCATGTCTCGATTAGCTCACGTCAAGGACAATATGAATTCCCCCGACGCCATCAAGCTCGCCAAGAAGGCATTGAAGCTTGCCAAGAAAGGAAAATTTCCAAAAGAAGAGAAAGCCATTGAGTATAATTTAGAGTTACTTTGTAAACATGAAAGTGTATAG
- the LOC138327971 gene encoding uncharacterized protein isoform X2, with the protein MLFTSGMNDAERRILRKHHTTLLNTLDTKYMIPFLFEKEIVYEEDYLDDEPCRPERVKKMLMHLKDSCSFEQFIDCLRHEDSYTFLADDLERELSQANEQNDVDVVHQQRKINLFTERRKEVGEFRHKMKRCSHEKDFAKFQEYYEKAISDWNRVKLNRTKYNDQQRQKAADFCHAAYDAEIERRRVFVEKIELEGDILDKVQLMSAHTSCPTAPDVLYLARYSSALVMAGGSLEDGLTYLEDAEHKMELLPACRETGLVLYIKFNFLLMRHERDGTRIDKEELSKLGNSVITHFSTESDTISNDFKRIFLLKKAHMWLDMGVFLNVIGDDTVTASHIAETEKLLKELRRPELWNRMELRAKMVYSAIMSRLAHVKDNMNSPDAIKLAKKALKLAKKGKFPKEEKAIEYNLELLCKHESV; encoded by the exons ATGCTCTTTACATCAG GTATGAATGACGCTGAGCGCCGTATCCTGAGGAAACACCATACCACCTTACTGAACACTTTAGATACGAAGTACATGATTCCGTTCTtgtttgaaaaagaaatcgtGTATGAGGAGGACTATCTTGATGATGAACCATGTCGACCAGAACGTGTCAAGAAAATGCTCATGCATCTGAAGGACAGCTGTTCTTTTGAGCAATTCATAGATTGTCTAAGGCACGAAGACAGCTATACCTTTCTAGCGGATGATTTAGAAAGGGAACTTTCACAAGCCAATGAGCAAAATGACGTCGACGTTGTTCATCAACAAAGGAAGATCAATCTTTTTACGGAAAGAAGAAAAGAGGTGGGAGAGTTTCGACATAAAATGAAACGATGTTCACATGAAAAGGATTTTGCAAAGTTTCAGGAATATTACGAGAAAGCCATCAGTGATTGGAATCGTGTTAAACTAAACAGGACTAAATACAATGATCAACAACGACAGAAAGCTGCAGACTTCTGCCACGCAGCATATGATGCGGAAATTGAAAGGAGACGAGTGTTTGTTGAAAAGATAGAACTAGAAGGCGATATTTTGGACAAAGTTCAGCTAATGTCCGCTCATACATCATGCCCCACAGCGCCTGATGTTTTATACCTAGCAAGGTACTCGTCTGCTCTGGTAATGGCGGGCGGGAGTCTGGAGGACGGCCTTACATACCTAGAAGACGCCGAACACAAAATGGAGCTCCTCCCGGCATGTAGAGAGACGGGTCTCGTGCTTTATATCAAATTCAACTTCTTGTTGATGAGGCACGAACGTGACGGGACGAGAATCGATAAAGAAGAGCTATCTAAACTAGGAAACAGTGTCATCACACACTTTAGTACTGAATCAGATACCATTAGTAACGACTTCAAGAGAATTTTTCTTCTAAAGAAGGCACACATGTGGTTGGACATGGGAGTGTTTCTTAATGTCATTGGTGACGACACAGTCACAGCTAGTCATATAGCGGAAACAGAAAAGCTACTGAAAGAATTGCGTAGACCTGAGTTGTGGAACAGAATGGAACTAAGAGCAAAGATGGTATATAGTGCAATCATGTCTCGATTAGCTCACGTCAAGGACAATATGAATTCCCCCGACGCCATCAAGCTCGCCAAGAAGGCATTGAAGCTTGCCAAGAAAGGAAAATTTCCAAAAGAAGAGAAAGCCATTGAGTATAATTTAGAGTTACTTTGTAAACATGAAAGTGTATAG
- the LOC138327971 gene encoding uncharacterized protein isoform X1, producing MIRYYHKACCKSITQLLFKGMNDAERRILRKHHTTLLNTLDTKYMIPFLFEKEIVYEEDYLDDEPCRPERVKKMLMHLKDSCSFEQFIDCLRHEDSYTFLADDLERELSQANEQNDVDVVHQQRKINLFTERRKEVGEFRHKMKRCSHEKDFAKFQEYYEKAISDWNRVKLNRTKYNDQQRQKAADFCHAAYDAEIERRRVFVEKIELEGDILDKVQLMSAHTSCPTAPDVLYLARYSSALVMAGGSLEDGLTYLEDAEHKMELLPACRETGLVLYIKFNFLLMRHERDGTRIDKEELSKLGNSVITHFSTESDTISNDFKRIFLLKKAHMWLDMGVFLNVIGDDTVTASHIAETEKLLKELRRPELWNRMELRAKMVYSAIMSRLAHVKDNMNSPDAIKLAKKALKLAKKGKFPKEEKAIEYNLELLCKHESV from the exons ATGATCCGATATTATCATAAAGCATGTTGCAAGTCCATCACACAACTGTTATTCAAAG GTATGAATGACGCTGAGCGCCGTATCCTGAGGAAACACCATACCACCTTACTGAACACTTTAGATACGAAGTACATGATTCCGTTCTtgtttgaaaaagaaatcgtGTATGAGGAGGACTATCTTGATGATGAACCATGTCGACCAGAACGTGTCAAGAAAATGCTCATGCATCTGAAGGACAGCTGTTCTTTTGAGCAATTCATAGATTGTCTAAGGCACGAAGACAGCTATACCTTTCTAGCGGATGATTTAGAAAGGGAACTTTCACAAGCCAATGAGCAAAATGACGTCGACGTTGTTCATCAACAAAGGAAGATCAATCTTTTTACGGAAAGAAGAAAAGAGGTGGGAGAGTTTCGACATAAAATGAAACGATGTTCACATGAAAAGGATTTTGCAAAGTTTCAGGAATATTACGAGAAAGCCATCAGTGATTGGAATCGTGTTAAACTAAACAGGACTAAATACAATGATCAACAACGACAGAAAGCTGCAGACTTCTGCCACGCAGCATATGATGCGGAAATTGAAAGGAGACGAGTGTTTGTTGAAAAGATAGAACTAGAAGGCGATATTTTGGACAAAGTTCAGCTAATGTCCGCTCATACATCATGCCCCACAGCGCCTGATGTTTTATACCTAGCAAGGTACTCGTCTGCTCTGGTAATGGCGGGCGGGAGTCTGGAGGACGGCCTTACATACCTAGAAGACGCCGAACACAAAATGGAGCTCCTCCCGGCATGTAGAGAGACGGGTCTCGTGCTTTATATCAAATTCAACTTCTTGTTGATGAGGCACGAACGTGACGGGACGAGAATCGATAAAGAAGAGCTATCTAAACTAGGAAACAGTGTCATCACACACTTTAGTACTGAATCAGATACCATTAGTAACGACTTCAAGAGAATTTTTCTTCTAAAGAAGGCACACATGTGGTTGGACATGGGAGTGTTTCTTAATGTCATTGGTGACGACACAGTCACAGCTAGTCATATAGCGGAAACAGAAAAGCTACTGAAAGAATTGCGTAGACCTGAGTTGTGGAACAGAATGGAACTAAGAGCAAAGATGGTATATAGTGCAATCATGTCTCGATTAGCTCACGTCAAGGACAATATGAATTCCCCCGACGCCATCAAGCTCGCCAAGAAGGCATTGAAGCTTGCCAAGAAAGGAAAATTTCCAAAAGAAGAGAAAGCCATTGAGTATAATTTAGAGTTACTTTGTAAACATGAAAGTGTATAG